Sequence from the bacterium genome:
CCGTGTCGTCTCCGCCGGAGGCTTTCTCCCGCTCCAGGTGGAGGGCCAGGTAGGCGTCTCCGACGATCAGCCAGGCCCGCTGGCATTGCGCCGATCCCGGGCTCCCGTCGATCACGGCCCGGTAGGTTTCGATGGCTTTTTCCTTCTGCCCCACCTGCAGGTAGTAGTTGCCCAGGTAGTAGCTTTCGACGAGGGTGGGGTGGGCGAGATCGGCCCGGGAAACGGTCGCCGCCGCCGGGAGCAGGAGCGCCGCCGCGGTCAACAGTCGTTTCATGTTAGTTCCTCCGGCTTCGGTATCGGTTCAGGCTTTTCTCCAGACCTCGGACCGGTGTTCTTCGCTGTTTTCCCGGTCCCGTGCCCGGCGCAGGCGGGCGTCGACCTCGGTCAGGGTCCGGTAGATGACTCCGGCCGCTTCCCCCCTGACCCGGGCGCCGGCGGCGCCGGCATGGCCGCCCCCTCCCAGGAGCTTGGCCACTTCGGCGACGTTGACCAGGCCCTGGGAACGGAGTTCGATAAGAATTTTCCCCGGCTCGTATTCGAGAAAGAGAATCCCCACCTCGATCCCGCGCACGGTCAGGAGGTAGACCGGCAGCGCGGGGAGCTCGTCCAGCCGCGGAGTGAAGCGGCGGTAGAGGTCGTGGTGGATGACCGAGTAGGCGATCTTGCCCTCGTACCCCACCTGGGCGGTGAGCAGGGCGATCCCGGCCAGGCGCATGAAGGCGCTGCTGCGGTCGAGCGCGAGCTTGCGGTGAACCTCGTAGGGCTGGACCCCGGCGGCCAGGAGCCTTCCGGCTTTTTCGTGGGTGCGCTGCGTCGTCCCCGGATAGTTGAAGTTCCCGGTGTCGGTGACGATGGCGACGTAGAGGGGGAGGGCGAGGTCCAGGGTCAGCTCCACCTCCAGGGCGTCGAGGATGTTCATGATCAGCGCCCCGGTGGACGAGGCTCCGGGGATGACGTAGTTGAGGGTTCCGAAGAAGCGGTTGGTCGAGTGGTGGTCGACCACGATCAGGGGCTGGGGCAGCGAGACGATCTTAGCGCCCAGGTTGCCGGCCCGGTCGGCTCCGGCGCAGTCGATCATGATGAAAAGGTCGGCTTCCTCCAGGATCCGGTCGTCGTGCCGGGGATCGTAGCGGATGATTTCGTTGTCGCCGGCCAGGATGAAACGGAGCCCGTAGGGGATGTGCGAGGGGATGATGGCCCAGGTTTTTTTTCCTACGGCCTTGAGGGCCCGCAGCAGGGCCAAGGTCGATCCGACCGCGTCGCCGTCCGGCTGGATGTGGGAAGTGAGCACGATCCGCTCGGCCCGGTCGATGAGTTCGACGATGGGAGCGATTTCCGGGTCCGTCACCGCTGTTCCTCCCGGAAGTCGCGCCAGACGGCGTTGTCGACGCGGATGACCGCCAGCCCGGGGTCGAAGACCAGGGAAAGCGTGCCCGGATCGACGACGGAATCGATGTAGACCAGCTCGTGCACGGGGGCGGCGACCCGGCCGGGGCGGACCGTGGTCCGGGAGGTGGGGAGGCCGAGGACGGCGACCGCTTCCTCGATGGACATGCCGCCCCGCAGATCTTCCAGAGCCCCCCGGCCGCCGGGGCGCACGTCCCCGCCCCCGGCGCAGCCGATCCCGAGAAGGACCAGCCCCGCTGCGCCCAGAACCATCGCCCCGCTTTTCTTCGTCATTCGTGCCCCTTCTTTTCGCCGTCCGTCCGCCCCGGGTCCGGGCCCCCGGCGGCCTACCCAGTATAGCAGGGTAGGGCGGGAGAAAAAAGAGAGCCGGCGCCCGGAGGCGCCGGCTCTGGAGGTGAAACGACCGGGACTCAGAAGTAGAAGGCCACTCCGGCCCGGACCTGCATGTGGTCGAACTTGATCTCTTCCTTGTCGCCCGAGGGCTTGAATTTTAAGTCGGGGCGCATCCAGACGTAGCGGAACTCGCCCCGGATCGCGATCTGCGGGCTCAGGAAGAGCTCGGCTCCGCCGCAGCCGTGGTAGGTGAAGCTGTCCTCGAGTTCGAAGACGTCGTCATCGGGACCGTCGTACTCGTTGAAGCTCCAGCCCCCGCCGCCGCCGACGTAGAGGTACAGGACCTCGGCGACCGTTCCCCCCAGCCGGAGGGTTCCGGCCACGGGGATGAACTGGAATTTCATATCGCTGGAGAACTTGCTCTCGGGCTTGAAGTAATCGGCCCCGAGATCGAGCTTGACGAAGTTCCCCAGGCAGAAGACCAGCGACCCGCCGCCGCCGAAGACGTTGTCGGGCTCGTTCCCGCTGCCGAAATCGTCGTCGTTGAAGTTGAAGGCATACAGGCCGTGGGCTTCCAGGCCTACTTTGGGCGTCTGGGCGCCGGCCGTACCGGCCACTAAGCAGACCGCGGCCAGCGCGAAAATACCGGCAATGATCGTCCTCATGTCGACCTCCCTGTTGCGGTTTCCCGGGCGGTCCCCGGGCTACTTGGGTTTAAAAATAAAACGCCAGTCCCAGGCGGGCTTCCATGTGGTCGAAGTTGAGGTCCTTGTGCTCGAGGTCGAAATCCAGGTTTTTGAGATCGGCCCGCAGCCAGGTGTAGCGGTACTGCGCCTGGAGCGCGAGGTTGTCGGTGAGGAAGAACTCCAGCATGCCGTAGGCGAACCAGACGATGCCGTCCTTGAGGTCGGAACCGTCGCCGTGCTTGAGGTGGTTGAACGACCACCCGGTGCCCCCTCCCATGAAGAGGTAGAAGCCCTCGGTGATGAACCCGCCGACTCCGGCCCCGATGGTGACGGGTATGAATTCGGCCCTGAGATCGTCGGGGGCGTATTGGCAGCCCCGGACCTTGGGACCGTAGTAGTCCGCGCCGGCGTCGATCCGGAAATAGGGGCAGATTTTCCAGGCCAGGGACGCGCCGCCGCCGAACTCCTCGTTGGTGGAAATGTCGGCGTTGCTGTACTCGAACGTGTACAGCCCGTGGGCTTCGACCCCGACTTGGGCGGGAACGCTCCCGGCGGCGAAAACCAGCAGCCCCGCGGCCAGTACGGTTACGGCAAGATTCCTCATCATAAACCTCCAGCGCGGTTGATGATCACGCTCAAAGCATAGCGAACCGGCCCCGAAGTGTCAACACTTCGCTGGGACCCCGCCGCCGCGACGGGAACGGCCCCCGGGCGCGCTCGAAGCCGCCAGGGCCGAGCCGGCCGCGACCAGGGAGAAGGCGGCGCCGCAGAGCAGGATCCGGTTCCAGCTCTGACGCAGCAGCGCTTCCGGCCGGAAACTGACCGTGCTCCACCAGTGGAGCCGGTAGTTGGCCGGCGTGATGGGCAGGTAGGCCCGCATCAGGAAAAGCTGAACCGCGGCCGCAAAGACGAGGAAGCCCGGCCTGAGGTAGATCGCCCGCCGGCGTTCGACCGCCTG
This genomic interval carries:
- a CDS encoding bifunctional oligoribonuclease/PAP phosphatase NrnA; translation: MTDPEIAPIVELIDRAERIVLTSHIQPDGDAVGSTLALLRALKAVGKKTWAIIPSHIPYGLRFILAGDNEIIRYDPRHDDRILEEADLFIMIDCAGADRAGNLGAKIVSLPQPLIVVDHHSTNRFFGTLNYVIPGASSTGALIMNILDALEVELTLDLALPLYVAIVTDTGNFNYPGTTQRTHEKAGRLLAAGVQPYEVHRKLALDRSSAFMRLAGIALLTAQVGYEGKIAYSVIHHDLYRRFTPRLDELPALPVYLLTVRGIEVGILFLEYEPGKILIELRSQGLVNVAEVAKLLGGGGHAGAAGARVRGEAAGVIYRTLTEVDARLRRARDRENSEEHRSEVWRKA
- a CDS encoding outer membrane beta-barrel protein; translation: MRTIIAGIFALAAVCLVAGTAGAQTPKVGLEAHGLYAFNFNDDDFGSGNEPDNVFGGGGSLVFCLGNFVKLDLGADYFKPESKFSSDMKFQFIPVAGTLRLGGTVAEVLYLYVGGGGGWSFNEYDGPDDDVFELEDSFTYHGCGGAELFLSPQIAIRGEFRYVWMRPDLKFKPSGDKEEIKFDHMQVRAGVAFYF
- a CDS encoding outer membrane beta-barrel protein — encoded protein: MRNLAVTVLAAGLLVFAAGSVPAQVGVEAHGLYTFEYSNADISTNEEFGGGASLAWKICPYFRIDAGADYYGPKVRGCQYAPDDLRAEFIPVTIGAGVGGFITEGFYLFMGGGTGWSFNHLKHGDGSDLKDGIVWFAYGMLEFFLTDNLALQAQYRYTWLRADLKNLDFDLEHKDLNFDHMEARLGLAFYF